The proteins below come from a single Aegilops tauschii subsp. strangulata cultivar AL8/78 chromosome 6, Aet v6.0, whole genome shotgun sequence genomic window:
- the LOC120965848 gene encoding uncharacterized protein, with the protein MAGLEGFEFFEIVIEKSCSRQRLPDKFAKMLAGREPHKVKLREAGSGLRRLWDVLVVFDGEGHMYLGPGWDHFTRAHELQLGYFLVFRYDSDAMFTVKMFDNTMCRMYYQHDDDASNGSSSGDDEEQSRDDEEQSGDDEEQPILADDDLAMMVADDDPAMVVADDDLAMVVADDDPAMVVADDDLAMVADDDLAIVMSNDDLAMVVPDNDLVMVVAPASPQLGDRTMPIVVEEYIRVGIHHSERIKLMKEKKEE; encoded by the exons ATGGCTGGCTTGGAAGGTTTCGAGTTCTTCGAGATCGTAATTGAGAAATCTTGCAGTAGGCAG aggctgcctgacaagTTTGCGAAGATGCTCGCCGGCCGTGAGCCCCACAAAGTGAAGCTGCGGGAGGCCGGCAGCGGGcttcgcaggctgtgggacgtgtTGGTGGTGTTCGATGGCGAAGGCCACATGTACCTAGGGCCCGGCTGGGATCATTTCACCCGCGCCCATGAGCTACAGCTCGGGTACTTCCTTGTCTTCCGCTACGACAGCGACGCCATGTTCACGGTGAAGATGTTCGACAACACCATGTGCCGCATGTACTACCAGCACGACGACGATGCCA gcaatgggagcagcagcggGGATGACGAGGAGCAGAGCAGGGATGACGAGGAGCAGAGCGGGGATGACGAGGAGCAGCCTATTCTGGCTGACGACGACCTTGCTATGATGGTGGCTGATGACGACCCTGCTATGGTGGTGGCGGATGACGACCTTGCTATGGTGGTGGCTGACGACGACCCTGCTATGGTGGTGGCGGACGACGACCTTGCTATGGTGGCTGACGATGACCTCGCGATTGTGATGTCCAATGATGACCTCGCAATGGTGGTGCCTGATAATGACCTCGTGATGGTGGTGGCGCCTGCAAGCCCACAGCTTGGCGACAGGACCATGCCAATTGTGGTAGAGGAGTACATCCGCGTTGGGATTCACCACTCTGAGCgcatcaagttgatgaaggagaagaaggaggagtgA